A single window of Leptospiraceae bacterium DNA harbors:
- a CDS encoding polysaccharide lyase, with amino-acid sequence MIKQTLCLFFIFCNISFCSNENKNNSPLSILSLLYLAYQNATTIVCTAEQLQKQQANRIYQTSFESVSEFSSFYIVPQNYQGAATHDLSSERVHSGTNAHKAWVYVGGPNCSYPTNCNHRGYPTIQLNKLPSGGFKTPVMVTYYTYLDMNFPTGSDWFSFAADPSDQWRRVVLINTDSKNKAYLMHVPLHGQSNFSYQNNALTYPQRTWVKISACLDFDPNKGFAKVWQDDVLISTSEVKGACGVLEQAHFGLYASPTANQGTIYNDDLLIQEVATCP; translated from the coding sequence ATGATAAAACAAACTTTATGTCTATTTTTCATTTTTTGTAATATTTCTTTTTGTAGTAATGAAAATAAAAATAATTCTCCACTTTCTATTTTAAGTCTATTATATTTGGCTTACCAAAATGCTACAACTATTGTATGTACTGCGGAGCAATTACAAAAACAACAGGCGAATCGAATTTACCAAACTAGTTTTGAATCAGTTTCGGAGTTTTCGTCTTTTTATATTGTACCGCAAAATTACCAAGGCGCAGCTACACATGATCTAAGTTCAGAAAGAGTTCATAGTGGAACTAACGCACATAAGGCATGGGTTTATGTAGGTGGACCTAATTGTAGTTATCCGACAAATTGTAATCACAGAGGTTATCCCACTATTCAATTAAATAAACTTCCAAGTGGAGGATTTAAAACTCCGGTTATGGTTACTTATTATACTTACCTAGATATGAATTTTCCTACCGGATCTGACTGGTTTAGTTTTGCTGCCGATCCATCGGATCAGTGGAGGAGAGTTGTTTTGATTAATACAGATTCGAAAAACAAAGCATATCTTATGCATGTTCCATTGCACGGGCAAAGCAATTTTAGCTACCAGAATAATGCACTAACCTATCCGCAAAGAACATGGGTAAAAATTTCTGCCTGTCTTGACTTTGATCCAAACAAAGGGTTTGCAAAAGTCTGGCAGGATGATGTTTTAATTTCTACTTCTGAAGTAAAGGGAGCTTGTGGTGTACTCGAACAAGCGCATTTTGGATTGTATGCATCACCCACTGCAAACCAGGGAACTATTTATAATGATGATTTATTGATTCAAGAAGTGGCTACTTGCCCTTAG